The nucleotide window ATAACTTACTTTGCAAATTCTTCATTATCTTCTGTCACAATATACGTGATATAGATATTATTCACTCACATagaaatggaagaaaatgaTCAAGATGCTGCTCGCACGACGTtgtgttaattaaattttaatttacattTCCACATCAATAATTGACACGTCAAATTTGCAAGTAAAATACCTTCAGTAAGTAGCATGAGATACTTGCAGTATTTCATCGCAATAATTACAGAGTTTAGTTGAGCAAgcagataataataatcagatgtttttgatgaaatgaaaaatgaatagatAAGATTTTCTGTTGCCAATTCTTTCAAACAATAGATTACTATGTACAGAAACATGCGATCTAATCCTGAAATTGTGAAGGATGCAAGTTCAACCCGTTCGTACGACGAATTTCTCCCGAGTAATTTGCTAAAAGTATGCATCATTGGTTACATTTAGTGGAAAGAGGTTCGAcctccaatatttttttttttttttaacaaggTATTTCCTAAACGTGTGAAAATCGTTAAACTCGTTACGAACAAGTTGAACAGAGGAATAACATTTCCACCACATGTCTATTTCTGGTATACGTGGCAAGACAAAAATAGCTTCAAATAATTCCAATAGTTGTAAAATGTGTATCCAGAGATGATGgatttgtaatgaaaatcaaagCTCCCCATGTTGTTGCATGCGATAAAACGAAGAAAGGAAACaacaaaagtttaaaaattaccGAACGGTAATCAGCTCGACCAAGATTCTCCACACTTTTAAAAAAGGTTCAATTGACTCACCAGTAACAGCGGCTGCCTCGCTACCTTCCTCGTTAACTTCGATGAACGCCTTCTGAATAACTTTGCTGATTTTGAGCGGTGCGTTAGCCATGCCAGAGAAGTCGGCGCCGTTTTGGAACATTTCAGACATACCCATCTGAAACGTAACTCAGTATATAAAAGCACTCGTGTAACCGTGAAtaaagaatagaaaaagaaatgagtaagaaacgccacaaaaaaaaaatcaatcaaccttgttatatgaaaaaaaattgttgatataTTAAAGACATACCTTTTCCAAAGATGGCTTAAGGTCCAATGTTGTTTCGATCTTGAATTTCGGAAGGTACAACATAACTTCATTTGAATACGAGCGTTTCAAGTGGTCGGTTAAATTTACAGTATGGAGATTATCCTGTATTCGCTTCAGTCCGTCGATTTGATTCGGTCGAATGATGATCATGCTGAGTTCTTTACCCTGAAGATGAGAGAGAAATGCTATAGTGTCACGCCTTaagaatgtataaaatttttcatcttcccTAGCTTTACGCATTAGCGCACAATTCAAACTTGTGCAGATCCAGTTCGATTACAGAAATAGATTAGAGAAAATCTAAACGATCCTCTCGACGGTTGTGAAAAATACTTCGTACTGCTATCATGTTGCAAAATTTCGGAAtcaagaatgaaagaaagaaaaacgagacaCTTTTGGTTACGAGATAACTGTCTCGTAAAAATGTTGCCATTATCATTGTCTTTGCTGTTTGCAGAACGTACCTCATATGGTAGTTCGATGAATTTCGCATCGATTTCCGGAATATTTCCGAATCGGTAATTTCTCTTTATGTACATGGTAGGGACGTTAATGGTAGTTTTTGCGTCAACGTGGAAAGGTCTATCTTCAGTCTGGGCTGAGTCAAACTTCGTGGCCCAGTTACCCTTGAAGTAAACGGCGTTTACGAGAACCAACGCGGTATCAGGAGTGAGGCTGTCTGTGTAGGAAGAATTGAGAAACAGTAGCGAACATCTAACACGAGTTGATTTTATCTCGTAATCAAACATACCTGGAGTAACTACATCCTTGATACGATGGTTAGTCTGCTCGTCACACCAAGCGTTTATGCTAGCGGCGGCAGTTGCCGCACGACCAAAGTCAAGACTTTCGGTTTCCGCCAAGAATTTTACAGCAGTAATTTCCTTGTACGAAGCCTTTATGGGAACCATGTCTGAAGTGTAGATTTTATTGGCCATCTTCAGTTGAACTCCTTTCACAGCCTGAAACGATTAGTGTCCTTCATTAGCCGAAAGAGTCCAACACAATACTTGAAAGAAAACAGATTAGTTCAAGCAGCGGTGAGTTGCTGTTTCACTTAAATACACCGAGGgtcaaaacatttttcagaaCTCATCGATATACAATTAACGCTTACTAAATGCTGCTAACAATATTCTTTACGATTAGTGACCACATCGTCATTCTACCACTTTATACTTCTTTCGTGGAATATTATACAGCAAGTTCTTCCTATAATCATCAACTTGCtcaaatattgaaatgaatccCCGTCTCAGCTTACGTTCAACGTTTCAATCAGCGATTTGTAACCAGATTGACCTAATGCGTTGTTGGCTGGAATGCCGAGAGATGTTCGCATTTGAGTGGCAGTTGAACCACCAGCGCCATAGGCAGCCATGGCAAGAACAACCTGAGCACTCAACGGGGAAGAGATCAAGTTGCCCGGATTCGATTCCACGACAGTCtgcaatttgaaaatacacCTTGCTGAATGTATGAGACATGAAGAAGATTGAATTCGAGCGTAGAAAAGAATACATGGCGAaacattgatttttattttgtactacGAAACCTTTACACTTTAtactagaatttttttactcttactttcaaaaatctgTTGGAGAATCCACCAGTACTCCGGGCAATGATCCGGAGTGGATCGTTACTTGGGTCAGCCATGGCGCAAACAGCGAATGCCGCAGCGGAAAACAACAGTACTGAAACATACGAATATTtgtgaagaaaatatattgtatagaAATGTTCACACGATTTCATCGACGGCATGAAAAGTTTCTGAAACTTTCTAAATTACACAAAACTAATTTGTCGGTGATCACGTGTTTCGGGTAGTGCAATGCATAACACATGGCTTGTGCAGTCAATCGGGTTCAGCTTAAAGATGAAGAAACGGTTTTGACGTTTCCCTTCAATCCCCTTCGACAAGGGCTGTTGAGTCAAAGTACTCAACTGTTTCTGTATAAGCCATTAAAACTTGTTTTGTTAATATTGAATCACTGAGTTTCAAATATGCACATGAAATTTGAGATTCATTTTGGATGGTAAAAAAACGCAAAAGAATTAGactatttcattctttttcccttcaaACTTGTTCAGAAGTAAAATCTCGGATAACCGATCACAGTTACTTTCAAATTTCGTATGTAAACACGCGGGATTCAATATCATCTCATTGGTACGCAGCACGATGTAAACAATTCAAATAAAGTTCGTTACATCGAAGTTGTTAAAGGTTTTATCGATGGTCCAACTTCCTTGATGGATGAAAAGACGACTGACAtaacaaaatatttcgaaatatcttcaaagattaatgtgaaatgaatttttctctacAAATTCAACTACACCGGTTGCCGACCGAACTTTTACTGACCTTTCGATAACACAACTGGGTGTAGATTTCAGAAGTATGCCTGGCTACGACCACTAGACACCGAATGACATCGGACAACTTAGAGACTTTTAGTCTATGCGATGGTGGCTCTACGCGATCGCGCATGCCTGTATCAGACAGCGCCTAGCGGCATAGAGCATCGAAAATTCATCCTTACAATGGACGTGAAGGAGAATAAACACGGAGCATCCACCCATCCATTGGACTTGGGAATCAATATATAGTGTGCAAATTCCACCGTGACATTGCCGCTCCTCGAtaacgaggaaaaaatatcgttacaaGTTCGTGATAGAAATATGGAACATACCTATAGTGTTGACGTCCAAGGATTTACAAAGCTAACTTAATTAAGTCTGGATGAAAATTGGTTAAACAACATGCTTTATAGTCTAACCTTTGCGAGAATGACGTGTGAACGAGGAAACACCTTTGACAAACCGGCCGGTAAATATCAACCGCTCGAACATGTGGCGACTGAAGCAAAGCTGAACTGACTGACAGAGAATACACTTTCACATTGACTTATACGAGCTGTATATGCGGTGATTTCACGGCAGGTAAACCTAATGGCTGAAAATCACACTCTTGGTTGCATCTGCAGCAGATAGTTCAGAAATTAGTCATCGTAGATAACGCGACTCGCAATCTATGTCGATAAACCGATGACGATTACTCACAGCCCGTACGACCAGAACAACAAGCTCATCATCGCTTGTGCATGAAAGTTGTACAGCATTATCAGTTTGCACGCGATATAATGATGATCGGGTTTCGCAGCCATTCGCCACTCTTCATAAATCAGAGCTGTGGCATGTTAATCGATGACGGCAACAGCGAGTTACTGTAGAGCGATCTTGTAATGCGCCAAGTGAAAAGGAAGGTGCATTTATCGAACGTGCAACCAGAGTCTGAAGGATTGTATGGAAATTGGTTGCTCTTCGTACATACTATACGATGAGCTTCTACAAGTTCGGACAATACGCGTTAACCTTGACTATAACCGtcacgaaataaaattgtcttccttgaatatgtatgtatacgcatACATAGAGAGTCTAAACGGGTTTCTCATGaaccaggttttttttttaattcatcgcTCCTAGGAGGTTACAACGTGTCTTCTTTCAAGCATTATACGTCAGTCGTGCGTTATGTAAATCAATAATGGAAATACCCATTATATACTCGTCTATTTCAGGTGACAGCCAATTTGTGAAGTTAATTAATAAACATCTTTAACGGCTGTATTAACCGGTAATCGTTATGTTATTACTCGGAGAGGAATGCACAATGAGTTAGTCGTGAAATTACTATTTCTACATTTCTAGATTTCCTGAGATACGTTTGTAACCGTCGTGCATCGATGGACGAAGACGCGAATCACCTAATACTTTACCACGAAACACAGCCATGTACGGAAATGTTACCGAGAGACGTTGTTCGTCATTTTTAGTATAATCGAAAGTAGTCACGATATTCGAATTCGATTAAAAAtgaagatgaggaaaaaaatatcccgtTATTTATAAAACGACGAATGATCTCACTTTGCACACTTGAAATATGCTGATCACTACGTACCACAAAGAGGATATTAAGACGTTTTATGGCTTGTACATTGGGTACGATCTTTCCTGGGAAGGAAGATTGCAATACGATTACAAACAGGATTTTACTTCCAACCCGTTTTTATCCAACAACTTTTTCTCAACTAGTTCATGGAATACTGTGGTAGCCGAGAGGTGTGGTAGGATCGAAATCACCGATGATTGAGATTCACATATGTACCGACATCGAATTATCATAAGACTTACGGCGATCCAGCGCGATGGGATTCAAAGCGATATATTCAACGAAAAAGTCTCATAGGTCTTCGaccatgaatatttttacagacCGGAGCAACATCGTTCAAGGCTTTCGACGGAAAGTCAACGGAGTTCCGCTTAATCCGCGCACGCAAGCAAAAGTCTCACCTCATCGTTAATAAAACCGAGAGGAAAAAATCCCCGATTTCGTGATGTTTATATTGTCTGCATTCTGGGAAGAATACCAATAAACATTTCGTGTTAACGAGGCCATTACGTGACGTGCATTTACTCCTTGAATATCATGAAAACACTCATCTATACATCGCGGTGTGTTCATcagtagaaaaatgaaattattaggTGAACTCACTGTCAACCGGGCAATAGACAGTGTGGAAAGTATGACTGCTTTTAGACAGTATTTCATACATATCTGAAAGCAGTGAAAACATCGCGACATTGCTGACGAAAGAAAGTTTGAGGGTTGAAGTGTATTCGCGAAAAGAAGCAGCTGTTTAGCGAAGATAATGATTCTTTGATAATGCTGAGTGAAAAATAAGGCCACACAACCATTGGCTGTTCGGCGAATTAGTTGTTTATACGCAGGCAAGTAAACGTGGTTCGATACGATATGTCTACATGCAAAGCAACAGGCGACAGTTGATAATAGTTCAAAGATTGCACAATACACGATTCAACAAGGTCGTTATGGTAGTTAAAACATCCCAGTGAAACAATACAAGTTACGTCAGAGGTTGCCGGATCGATTTGGGATGCATGGTGATAAGGGATTGGCATCGTACAAACTTGCTACAAGTTGAACGATGAAGAAATGGTGGTTGCATATATGTCCTAATTAGACATCTGTCAAACTCATAGGGTCCATTTTTTCCGCGAACCAAACAGTGGAAATTTTCACTCCAGTACCATCAGTGATCGACTGTTGTTTGGAAATGGATTCATTCACCAAGTCAAATGATAAAGTctggtaataataattgtaaacaAGAATGGTCACGATGTTATCTCAAACCATAGACGTGACGAGCGTGATAAGTCGACGATTTTCAGagaatattctttttcttgtaTTATAGATTAGAGCTGCAGCCTGGGTCAATTGAACGATGGGATTCCGTGAATTCATCTTCTACTGAGAAATCAGATATTACAGGCAACTTTGAGAGACCTCACCGATAGTAAGATCAATTACATAAAACAAGATACTCCATTATTTTACACCTGAAATTATCGTACGCAAATTTAAAACGTACAGCTGGtggtattaataataattagacTTTTTTGCCGTAGTAATATGAAGGTGAACAAATCACATATTTTGATCAAGAATAGAATCAATATTTGTGGTACACGTATTTAAGAAACAAAAGGGTAAAATTTTCCTTACAAAATCTGTGACAACTAATACATTTAAAATAGTTAAAATTATCACAGATTCGCCTCCGATGGTTTATCGACAAGTTTTAAACTCAAAGCTCTTAACCAGTGCAAACCATTGATTGGGATATGTTTTCGAGTCAAGTCTTATCAACTCGGTTAACGAAAATacaaatcaatttgaaatcatttccaTCGTCAACTTCGCATGGTTGACACCGTTGCAGCAGACGTTATGAGTGCACGTATATACAAGTGTACGGACAGATCATTAACCATTATCCATAACCAATGAATCGGGACGAATGTGACAAAACTTCACACCCAGTCACGTGTTCCTACAGCAAAGTAATGACACGTAGCGAGATATAAGGTGATGTTACTTACGGGTCCGCATCTTGAATTGAGTTGAGGTTCAGTTCAGCTCGGCAACAAGATGTAAACTGAAGCTCACCAGAAAGTGAATGCGCCTCATTATACATCCTCTCCTACCGCCGGTACGAGTATCAAAGTCCCGGCCGTTCCGACCGCGTCCCTCAACGTCTGTCTTGCCTCCCGTCTCATTTTTGTAACCATGCAAAGTTCTGCCTTCCTCTCCTCCTTTtcaaataaagaaattgtaCATGTTCGACGCACTTGGGAAATCCCCTCGATGAAGGTGAGCAAATGCTCCTTCCATTATTCGTTTTGTTTGCGCTAGAATATGCGAGCATGGGAGTGTAACTGGCTGTACCGGTCAAATGACATCAGGCTTGACAAGCCGCGTGAAAGGGAAATTCGATCGTTTTTATTCCATAGGCCAGTTTACAGTTCACGTAGCTAGTTAGCCAAAACTCGATATACTTTTTTTGAATTGCATTGCAAGTTAGTCGTACATCGAGAATTTGAATCAAATGTTTATAATGATCCTAAGCCGCAAACTtctctttaaaaattcaatagtAGAAAATACtagaattataaacaaaagcttGGATCTCGAAACTTCGTTTCATATCGCCTTAAATATTGTTAAGAATCTAGTAGATTCGTTCGAGTTCGCTCTACGATGACtcgttttatttacaaaaccAATGGACCATTTTCTCCAAGGACACTgaaatacataataatatgtgTTCCATCAGCAGGCGATTAgatgttacaatttttcaactgcAAACATGAGCCACTTTAAATGCAACTCGGTCAATGGTCTGTCAGTGATATTTCGAGTGATAAAAATGCGGTGTTGACATTTTTACGACAACGGCTGACCCCAAGTTTTTGAATAACAATCGTACATCGTTACAGTTGGTATAATTATAACCGCAAggctgaaaattaaaatgcaAATGATCATGGAAGCTGTGGTAACATATTCCAAGTCAACGGACGAGAAGTGTTGGACAATAATCAGCAACTACAAGACACCGGGTGGCATGTTGTGGATGGTGAAAGAGTGATAATCACGACTCCAGCCCCCTCGGACTcctcgaaaaatcgtgaaccGAAACTTTGGGGGTGATAAGAACAAACCGATAAGGCATTTACGACGCGTACATAATGGGCTTCTAAATGTATTCCAAATTGCCGATTCGACAGAAATGTAACGACATGTTTGGGGCTAAGAAATGTTCGTAAACCTTTTTTGAGCTGGTCTTGgtctcaaaataaaaaaaaaaaatttagcgaTTTGAATTGTTTAGGAGCAACGACTAATTGATTCCTAGACGCATCCGCGAAAATTCTCAGCTATGAATTTCGAATGTATCTTTGTTGTATCTTAATATAACCTGACGTCAAAAGGTCCATTGATATCTTTGCGTATGATAACAATCGTAAAAATAACTCTAAGTTGTGTGTGAATTAGATAATCGCAGGTTAAAGCTCCCGGAACATACATTTTGAGTTTCGCAAATTATCGTCCGTTCGTAGGCCTAAACAGTtgaatcgaaaataaaatttcatgacaAATTAAACAATcttgaaaatacatttttttaaacagttgAAACTTTTTGGATGATAACGGCATTCGTAAAagcatgaattttttattttatttctaatttcaattcaatgaaatCACTTCTAtaagtaatatatatttaaaccTTCTCAGAGTTCTAAATTTTTCAGAACGCTTGAAAAGTTCtccaaaatttaatttttttatttgaattactTTATGATTGGTGTCATAATGGAATGGTTTTTgtctgtttgaaaaattgaataacataaaaaatttccatcgagcataaacaatattcaacatgtgaaaaaattcatttgaaataaaacgaacCTTGTAATAAATTACTTTACTCATTAATCTATCGTTTGAAGCatcttgattattttcatcgattaAAATCAAGTTTAGCGATTTATGGCTCTACAAAATTATGAATCAGTTATAAAATGTTAATTTCACCTCCTACAAGATTTTAAAGTGTTTTTTATAGAGAAATAAGTGATTTAGAATTTTCTTAATATTTCCAAAACATTAAATATCAATACTTgtcaaatataaattttgaaatatttaaaaaaatggaaaacaaaaCGCCTCATCATGAAACCATTCTTGGAATGATCGcaacaaaaaataacatttctaGGAATTTTTATAGATTATTGAAAGGGATGGAACTTTAAAAAAGGTTGTAATAGTTGAAGATTCGAAGTGATGCcatgaatttttactttttgtaaaaatatatattaaatacatGTACAACAATGTCTAAAAACCCGTCAACATCATTGCAGCATCATTTCCAATTATTCCACTTTTCTTATTTATCGTAACTACATCATTTCCTGTGAATACAgtaatatcaatatttttcattattccaggtacgagtatatattttatatagtAACGAAACGGCATTACCATCGATTCATCGAATCCTCGTCAAATATGACctttaaataaatatgtttaCCGTATATAGAGTGTCTCTTTATTTGCTGGAGCGAATTATCGTATTATTTTACATAGTACATAGTTTAATCACTTCAGATTTCTGGAAAAGCGTAATGTGAATGATTTAAAACGAATGTGGATAACCTGAAATATTCAATTGCAGATGAATAACTTCTCGCTGATGTAAtgagataattttatttcaagataAGCTTGTTGTTGTCTCTTCGAGTCGTCATTATCAAAGTTCCTGGCCCCCAGTGATGGGTGGGTATACATTATTTAGTCGGGCGAAATGTGATTCAACTTTGAAACCGAGTCTAATCATTATAGATAACATCAGGTCCGTTGGATGTTTGCCGGTCACAAGTTCAAACTCTCTTACGTGTTTATCGAACCTATCAAAGATCCAAGAGCCTGGAGAACCTGATTTTTATACTgcaatgtgaaaaaatttagcaaCTTGCAACTCGTCTTTCTCCGATTTAACCAAAACTTTTATCTCACATAAACATCCTTAATCTCAAAATTGCTTTATTTCATCAGTGCGCCAGAGACGACACGGCAAAatcattttccaaatttttctctcaagtTCTCATACTCctgcacaaaaaaaaacttggcaaTTTTCACAATGTTAAGCTCTAATATACGCAATTTCCATCAGGAAAGTATCACCGCCAAGGAATGACAAACAGTTGCAACACATTGCATCAAGTCGGGAATCGATATAAAACTATTATTGATTAGTAGAAACCGATCAACAAATTGGCTTCTCCAAGGTGCGACGCACTCGACAAGGTCCACAATCACATATCCTCAAgtgggaattatttttctcgtgCTTAGCACCCTCGgctgtttctttttccttgGTCAATGGACCTTCGAGGATGCGTCTGATCCGACAGGGACTGCAATCACAGCCCGGATTTTCTTTGAAGTACTCAAATCCTTCCTGCAGAAGATGATTCGAAATTATGTGTAATGTAAGAATTTATGAGATGCCCGGTCCgaacaaaatatgaaaaacgtTCGAGCAGTAGACAAGGACAAcacttgaatgaaaaaaacaaatgaaagaaataagtTCATTAAAAAGCAATTACCAACTGCTAAGGTCACGACAAAGTGACTACAAATAAACGGATTCTCGTAGTTATTACAGGACCAAATGTTTGCCAATAAGCACTAAAAACACCGCGATGAAAGCTTTTCAGATGAACCGATGATTAGGGTAAGCCGTTCGAACGATTAACACACGTTGACATACAGCTGTGTTCAGTGTGAACTAATCAATTCGTCTCCAAAGGCATTCGACGAGTCGTACGAAAGGTTTTTTTCCGTAATTAAAGAAAAGCTTGCTTATTGTTTGGTTTCTTTTCAGAAAGTACTGCGGTTGTTTTGACTGGTGCTCATCGGCAATCGTTCAATGATAACGAAAtcacaaaaaatgtttgagaaCGATGGTTGTTGCGAACCGTGTATTCACCGCAGAAGGTGAATTCGCCGTGTGATTTCTCAGGAGGATTTGTCTCTTCTTTCGAACCGCAAGGATTGCGAGAACGCGGACGAGGACAGGAGTCAAGGCTTGGCGAGAGTTGCGGCTGGCAACATTTCCTTTCGCACGAATGCATTACGGATGGTGTTGAGCTGCACGATTCTTCCTTGGATTTTGGGCTGCTGATATCATGCCACTCGAAATGCGGAATGGGGATCTGTGAATCCAACGGTAACAAAATGAAGACAAAATAACCGTGCCCGTTTGGAAAGTCCGATGGTGCGTTTAGGAATAATCCGGAATTTGGAACCTTCAGTGGTGTGCAGAGGAACCAGTCGAGGGGACGTTTGATTAGATCAAACAGCGAAGTTGTATTTCTTCTGCATCGACAAGGAGGGAGTGGTTCTTTGCACGGTATTTTAggacgtgaaaaaatttcgtaccCTCTCATTTCCGGGGGTACAATGAAACATTCGGCAGAAGTTTGCGATTCGGAGTTGCATCTACGCGTAGCGACTGCAAAAGGATGTGATTACGCGCTTTTCAATAATTCGATCGGGTAAAAATCCACTCCAAGAAAGTTTGCCGAGGTGTAAGATAATTTCCCTGACCTCAACTAAAACTCGGGTactaatatttttgttcattgtCACCTCAAGGAAAAATCTGtgctgaaaaaataatggTAGATTGTTCGGCTGTAGTACTTGACTCACTTATTCCGAGATACCAATTTTTCCAGTCCAGCTCAGTGACTTGTCATCTTTTACACGTCTAATCTCTGACCTCTCAAGCTTTCTCGAGGTTGTTCGGATCTTTGACACCTTTGTGGCAGCTCGGTTCTTTCGGACCGCAACATTTCCCATCTGGGCATTGTTTCTTCTTGCACAAATCGCAGCCGCAAATCGGATCCCTCTTTGGTCCGCGGTGACACTCATCTTCGCATTGCGGAGGAGGCGGACAGCAGCATGGCGCGCAAGGATCCTGATGATATTGAATGATGTGGTGGGTCTGGGTCAAACTTCGGAAtgaagctgaagctagcagccaatgtatttcacaaaatttttatattcgaaCTTCACTTCCTTATGCGAATGAGTATTACAACGCTTGGCTGCTAAttctggctgctagcttcaaGCTCGTAACTTAAAAATGATCAAAGTTCAAACCGACCATTACACAGAATGGTCAGAATTCTGAATGGTCAAAACAAGAAATGGTCGATATTCCCAATGATCAGAACTACTAAAGGTCAAATACCTAAATGGTTATTCTGAATGTTACCAAGTATCATCATCAAGTATGCCATGAAGCGTTGAAAGCTATGTTTGAACGTTGGTACCTTTCGAAGTTTTAACCATCCAAAATTTTGACCGTGCGGTGTAATGGTCTGTCTGAACTTTGACATGACTTAGGAGAACTAAGGATCACATGCTACTTTAAGGATTTACTGAAAGCCAGTAGCATCCCATTGGCAGACCGAGCTTGGCCATTTGTTGTTGGGATCCTCCTTTAGGAGTTCAGCCAGCTGACAACGTGACGCTCGATTGGTACAATTCTTTCTGATAATGAAATCCAACGAATTCTACCTGCATACGGATAAAGCAGCACTCTGGCGGCTTCGGTTTGCCGATATCCGGGCAAAACTCTTCGGGCTGCAAAGGTCTCTTGGGCTCCGGACATCCAGGATGACACTGCGCCGCCGAACTTTTGTTGGATTCATGCTTGGCGTTGCCGTCCATTAACTTGGTAGTACAGCTCTTTCGGTCGTAGGGACAGGTACGTTTTTCACCACCAATGTTAAGCAAGTTGTCTGGCAGTTGTGGGAtcgtgaatttatttattttttattttaatttatacttttAAGATTGCTTTCAGAGGTTTTACTGAACGACGCCGGGAATATTTTGCGGGTTCAAATGCGGTGTCAAGGAGTCGAATTTCTTACCGCTTCCTCCCTCCATTATCCTGGACCACAGACTTTTCGTTGTATCAACCATCCTTGCTTCGAAGTTGCCGAATCTCTTTTAGTTTCGTTGAAGTaaaatggaaattattttctaaaaaattttgacgttGACAATTTTGCTCGCATTGAccgaaaaaagaagaatgcTTCACTTCCGTTGGTTATTCCAATGTTTCTCTGCTCGAACAAAGGAACATAAAATTCAGACAGTGATAATACATACGagtattttatacatatcAGGAGATTGTACAAAACGAATTTTTACCAT belongs to Neodiprion lecontei isolate iyNeoLeco1 chromosome 5, iyNeoLeco1.1, whole genome shotgun sequence and includes:
- the LOC107219144 gene encoding uncharacterized protein LOC107219144 isoform X1 translates to MRGYEIFSRPKIPCKEPLPPCRCRRNTTSLFDLIKRPLDWFLCTPLKVPNSGLFLNAPSDFPNGHGYFVFILLPLDSQIPIPHFEWHDISSPKSKEESCSSTPSVMHSCERKCCQPQLSPSLDSCPRPRSRNPCGSKEETNPPEKSHGEFTFCGEYTEGFEYFKENPGCDCSPCRIRRILEGPLTKEKETAEGAKHEKNNSHLRICDCGPCRVRRTLEKPIC
- the LOC107219144 gene encoding sperm mitochondrial-associated cysteine-rich protein-like isoform X2 — its product is MVDTTKSLWSRIMEGGSDNLLNIGGEKRTCPYDRKSCTTKLMDGNAKHESNKSSAAQCHPGCPEPKRPLQPEEFCPDIGKPKPPECCFIRMQDPCAPCCCPPPPQCEDECHRGPKRDPICGCDLCKKKQCPDGKCCGPKEPSCHKGVKDPNNLEKA